The proteins below are encoded in one region of Planctopirus limnophila DSM 3776:
- a CDS encoding SDR family NAD(P)-dependent oxidoreductase — MNLQNRVVLITGGRRLGAHLAKLLAGRGSQIAMTWYQNEQAVREALAACEIAGVKTCSIQADLRQLQDNQRVVAQVVEQFGRIDILVNLTSIYTRTPFASLEPSDFDDMLDSNLRAPYYTATEVAKQMLSQPLIESASGYSLRGKIIHFTDWALDRPYRDYLPYLAAKGGLAAFTKALAVELAPSITVNAIAPGTVLPPPGLSEESLDAIRRSGALEQIGSPADVNHAVLYLLEGTDFVTGETLRVDGGRFLGPPEQNSADF, encoded by the coding sequence ATGAATCTGCAAAATCGAGTTGTGTTAATTACGGGTGGCCGCAGGCTGGGAGCACATCTGGCAAAACTGCTAGCCGGACGTGGTTCGCAGATCGCGATGACCTGGTATCAGAATGAACAGGCGGTCCGTGAAGCTCTCGCAGCCTGTGAAATAGCCGGTGTTAAGACGTGTTCAATTCAGGCTGATCTCCGCCAATTGCAGGATAACCAGCGGGTTGTCGCCCAAGTTGTGGAGCAATTCGGGCGCATCGACATCCTGGTGAATCTGACAAGCATTTACACGCGTACACCGTTTGCCAGTCTGGAACCATCCGATTTTGATGACATGCTCGATTCGAACCTGCGAGCTCCGTACTACACCGCGACGGAAGTGGCGAAGCAGATGTTGTCGCAACCATTGATCGAGTCAGCGTCGGGTTATTCGCTACGCGGGAAGATTATTCATTTTACGGATTGGGCACTGGATCGACCTTACCGGGATTACCTGCCCTATCTGGCAGCCAAAGGTGGCCTGGCTGCGTTCACCAAGGCTCTAGCCGTCGAACTGGCTCCCTCGATTACAGTCAATGCGATTGCTCCGGGGACAGTCTTGCCACCGCCAGGACTCTCGGAAGAAAGTCTCGATGCCATCCGGAGAAGTGGAGCTCTTGAACAAATTGGTTCTCCGGCCGATGTCAACCATGCGGTACTCTATCTGCTGGAGGGGACCGATTTTGTCACCGGTGAAACTCTGCGAGTCGATGGAGGCCGCTTTCTGGGGCCTCCTGAGCAAAACTCTGCTGATTTCTAA
- a CDS encoding TolC family protein has protein sequence MLNVFTKKLSLRRCGLAQVRLQRCVVLTSLILLQFLPLIAVASEPAPKGKLWRWLKPVRATSEAAQKQPAENQDHKVASQDVSEEAHQPLEQVSLEMPAGTSRVPPVPPAPDEAASYKDVTSYEISPGTAEIAILPQQNVYSLEDLSTFAEMYHPRLTTAFRKIQSAQGATVQAGLYPNPRISASSPQIDGNESQYNGFISQEIVTARKLKISAAAAQTAVTQAQYEWQQERFIVLTELRQKYYAVLAAQKRTRILEELVSIAARSLDISERLFKAGEGAKSDILLLDIERRRSEVALQNAQTIYNVGKRQLALLVACPALSIQSVSGDLNAEARSYQLDEIQVAAANFHPQASIARLEIERMSRLLQRARVEPVPNFDVMGGYQRQIGVPAENQGLFQVTMSVPLWNQNQGNISSAEASLSGARADLQKTELELSNLAAQAYATYETSRQLVEKYHIEILPQARETLAISQTLYAQGQIDFLRLLQSQRTLLETELASIEAQEQYWVSAAGIAGLLQENQFP, from the coding sequence ATGCTGAATGTTTTCACGAAAAAGCTGTCGTTACGACGGTGCGGCCTGGCTCAGGTTCGCCTCCAAAGATGTGTCGTACTGACATCGCTGATTCTTCTGCAGTTTTTGCCGCTGATCGCAGTGGCGTCAGAGCCAGCTCCTAAGGGGAAGCTGTGGCGCTGGCTCAAACCAGTGCGAGCCACCTCTGAAGCTGCTCAAAAGCAGCCTGCTGAAAATCAGGATCACAAAGTCGCGTCTCAAGATGTCTCAGAGGAAGCTCATCAGCCGCTGGAGCAGGTTTCTCTGGAAATGCCTGCAGGCACATCTCGTGTTCCTCCGGTTCCGCCAGCTCCTGATGAAGCGGCTTCCTACAAAGACGTGACCTCTTATGAGATTTCTCCGGGGACTGCCGAAATTGCAATCCTTCCTCAGCAGAATGTCTACTCTCTGGAAGATTTGTCGACTTTCGCTGAGATGTATCACCCAAGGCTCACGACGGCTTTCCGCAAGATTCAATCGGCACAGGGAGCCACTGTGCAAGCGGGGTTGTATCCCAATCCTCGCATTTCCGCCTCATCACCTCAAATTGATGGCAATGAGAGTCAGTACAACGGTTTCATCTCTCAGGAAATCGTGACGGCACGAAAGCTAAAGATCAGTGCCGCTGCTGCTCAAACGGCTGTCACGCAGGCACAGTACGAATGGCAACAGGAACGATTTATCGTCCTGACGGAATTGCGTCAAAAGTATTACGCGGTACTGGCCGCACAGAAGCGGACTCGAATCCTCGAAGAACTCGTCAGCATTGCCGCACGATCACTCGATATTTCGGAAAGATTGTTCAAGGCAGGTGAAGGTGCCAAGTCAGACATTCTGCTGCTTGATATTGAACGCCGCCGTTCAGAAGTCGCCTTGCAGAATGCACAAACCATTTACAACGTGGGCAAAAGGCAACTGGCTTTGCTGGTCGCCTGCCCCGCTTTAAGTATTCAATCAGTCAGCGGCGACTTGAATGCCGAAGCAAGAAGTTATCAACTCGACGAAATCCAGGTCGCGGCAGCCAATTTTCATCCTCAGGCGAGCATCGCCCGGCTCGAAATCGAACGCATGTCCCGCCTGCTGCAGCGTGCTCGCGTAGAACCTGTTCCCAACTTTGACGTCATGGGTGGATACCAGCGGCAGATTGGTGTTCCGGCTGAAAATCAGGGCTTGTTCCAGGTCACTATGAGTGTGCCCCTCTGGAATCAGAATCAGGGAAATATCTCTTCTGCAGAGGCGAGTCTTTCCGGAGCCAGAGCCGATCTTCAGAAGACGGAACTCGAACTTTCCAACCTCGCTGCACAAGCCTATGCCACCTACGAAACATCCCGGCAACTGGTGGAAAAGTATCACATCGAAATCCTGCCTCAGGCCCGTGAAACTCTGGCAATCAGTCAGACACTCTACGCGCAAGGGCAGATCGATTTTCTCAGATTGCTGCAATCTCAAAGAACACTACTCGAAACCGAGCTGGCATCAATTGAAGCTCAGGAGCAGTATTGGGTCTCAGCCGCCGGGATTGCTGGTTTGTTGCAGGAAAACCAGTTTCCTTAA
- a CDS encoding polysaccharide deacetylase family protein, whose translation MLHRWRNWLGRKLPAIGSRFFDSILWEFPARSKDGGLSSGDRPAALTFDDGPHPESTPQILKLLARKNLFATFFVCGERAQAHPVLIRAIIDHGHHLGNHSYGHPDAWKRSSSHIIADLDRSAVVIEQISGQPLLWYRPPYGHFTMATIRWARRSQQRIVMWNHLPPDYDSRLPHAEIIQLGRSALPQNPLICLHDNAATAATGRCDAVLAPLIDYWQEAGLQFCLLPQEAAFRQSITSSEVTLQSGGQTT comes from the coding sequence ATGCTGCATCGCTGGCGGAATTGGCTGGGTAGAAAACTGCCGGCGATTGGATCTCGTTTCTTCGATTCTATCCTGTGGGAGTTTCCAGCCCGGTCAAAAGACGGTGGTCTTTCAAGCGGTGATCGACCAGCAGCACTCACCTTTGATGACGGGCCACATCCAGAGAGCACGCCTCAGATACTGAAGCTTCTCGCCAGGAAGAATCTCTTCGCAACGTTTTTTGTTTGCGGTGAACGCGCTCAGGCGCACCCTGTATTGATCCGTGCCATCATCGATCATGGCCATCATCTTGGCAACCATTCCTATGGTCATCCCGATGCCTGGAAGCGTTCTTCCAGCCACATCATTGCAGACCTTGATCGATCGGCAGTCGTCATTGAGCAGATCAGTGGTCAGCCACTTTTGTGGTATCGCCCGCCATACGGCCATTTTACGATGGCCACCATTCGCTGGGCCAGAAGATCCCAGCAACGGATCGTGATGTGGAACCATCTCCCTCCGGATTACGACAGCCGCCTGCCTCATGCCGAAATCATTCAACTGGGACGAAGTGCGCTTCCTCAAAATCCATTGATTTGCCTGCACGATAATGCAGCGACAGCTGCGACGGGACGCTGCGATGCAGTCCTTGCTCCGCTGATCGATTATTGGCAGGAGGCAGGGCTTCAATTCTGTCTGTTGCCCCAGGAGGCAGCGTTTCGCCAATCCATAACTTCATCGGAAGTGACACTTCAATCAGGTGGCCAGACCACGTGA
- a CDS encoding PA14 domain-containing protein has product MSRCSLMLWCFSTIATLPATSWAIESAAKTDRSPRVAGYERYHGQTLGDAADEEEDRQPVDELALGRLLVGELNCVACHATSHELNQVLLSKQAPRLTNVSQRVQPEWILEYLADPHQAKPGTTMPHILGALPENERAPAALALTHFLASDKALRNSFVDRGLANKGANTFQRVGCAACHNLPKDGADDWKTSVSLSHVSQKYTVESLTRFLKEPHEARPAARMPSLNLKDEEIREIVAWFFRDLTFPPNLTYAYYEGSWENLPDFAELKAVSNGETSGFDVEIAPKTSNYGLVFTGTIDVPAAGDYQFWITSDDGSELKIDGASVAKMDGIHPAQTKAGKTRLEAGKHPVVVEFFQQGGGAELKVEVQGPKLSRRPLESLLVALPSKASAGQELARRPFEFDPNLAAQGKELFTSLNCAACHEYKQGNDTLKPQHQATELAKIDLAKGCLAESVSGKSANYRLSEAQRSSVQQALKALKDIAGQPEALAALTSGPAKIHQTFLAFNCYACHQRGLYGGAEKIRDSVFETTMKEMGDEGRLPPSLNGVGDKLRDDWLAKLLNEGANNRQNYMLTHMPRYGSGAIGHLKDLLIATDRKPEPAPESIAKFNEPDYRIKAAGRHMVGGNSLSCIKCHDFGQYPSIGIRAINLASMTSRLREDWFVRYLANPQEYRPGTRMPAAWPFGTTSLPDLLEGKPDLQIRAVWMYLSDGEKAAIPAGLIREPIELVATDTPLVYRNFIEGAGFRGVGIAFPEKVNLAWDANNMRLAMIWHGAFIDASRHWTGRGQGFTGPSGDEILSMPDGRPVAYLTTPDQAWPEGLARENGYRFQGYSLPVVAKDQPALTAFQFTDGRLDVIDQFSAWKSSPNDTTTDLQRTILTRPSKGSTISSTDGTPQFRVLKASRIEQEESLLGSSSSGTTWLIDGVWWLTIEPQAGTQGLRPQLRTMGNSKEILLPLHPDKATGWVLKYNW; this is encoded by the coding sequence ATGTCCCGCTGCAGTCTCATGCTGTGGTGCTTCTCGACGATTGCCACCCTGCCGGCAACAAGTTGGGCCATCGAGAGTGCTGCGAAAACAGATCGCTCACCGCGTGTTGCCGGTTATGAACGCTACCATGGCCAGACTCTGGGCGATGCCGCCGATGAGGAAGAAGATCGTCAACCCGTTGATGAGTTAGCACTCGGCCGCCTGCTGGTGGGAGAACTTAATTGTGTGGCCTGCCATGCCACCAGCCATGAGTTGAATCAGGTTTTGCTTTCCAAGCAGGCACCCCGGCTGACGAACGTTTCACAAAGAGTTCAGCCCGAGTGGATTCTTGAGTATCTGGCAGATCCGCATCAGGCCAAGCCAGGCACTACGATGCCTCACATTCTGGGTGCTCTCCCGGAGAATGAGCGAGCCCCGGCTGCTTTAGCACTTACTCATTTTCTAGCTTCCGATAAAGCTCTGAGAAACTCGTTTGTGGATCGCGGGCTGGCGAATAAAGGGGCCAATACGTTTCAGCGAGTTGGCTGTGCAGCCTGCCACAATCTTCCCAAGGATGGGGCTGACGATTGGAAGACCTCTGTCAGTCTCTCACATGTCAGCCAGAAGTACACCGTCGAAAGTCTGACTCGGTTTCTGAAAGAACCTCACGAAGCCCGTCCTGCTGCACGCATGCCGAGCCTCAATCTCAAAGATGAAGAGATCCGCGAAATCGTCGCCTGGTTTTTCCGCGATCTCACATTCCCACCCAATCTGACCTATGCCTACTACGAAGGGAGCTGGGAGAATCTCCCTGACTTTGCCGAACTCAAAGCGGTTTCCAATGGTGAAACATCAGGTTTTGATGTCGAGATTGCCCCTAAAACATCAAACTATGGTCTCGTCTTCACAGGCACAATCGATGTTCCCGCAGCCGGTGACTACCAGTTCTGGATTACTTCTGACGATGGGAGCGAACTGAAAATCGATGGTGCTTCTGTCGCCAAGATGGATGGTATTCATCCCGCTCAAACCAAAGCCGGTAAGACCAGGCTCGAAGCTGGCAAGCATCCTGTCGTAGTAGAGTTTTTCCAGCAAGGTGGTGGAGCCGAATTGAAGGTCGAGGTTCAAGGGCCAAAGCTCAGCCGACGTCCTCTCGAATCACTGCTAGTCGCGCTTCCTTCAAAAGCATCTGCCGGTCAAGAACTGGCCAGACGTCCCTTCGAATTCGATCCCAATCTGGCGGCTCAAGGCAAGGAACTCTTTACCTCTTTGAATTGTGCTGCCTGTCATGAATACAAGCAGGGGAACGACACCCTGAAGCCACAACATCAGGCCACTGAACTGGCAAAGATCGATCTTGCGAAAGGTTGCCTCGCAGAATCGGTTTCTGGTAAATCGGCCAATTACCGCCTGTCCGAGGCTCAGAGATCCTCAGTTCAGCAGGCACTCAAGGCATTGAAGGATATTGCTGGCCAACCAGAAGCACTGGCCGCGTTAACTTCTGGCCCGGCGAAAATTCACCAGACGTTTCTTGCTTTCAACTGCTATGCCTGCCATCAGCGTGGTCTCTACGGCGGTGCTGAAAAGATTCGTGACAGCGTCTTCGAGACGACAATGAAGGAAATGGGTGATGAAGGACGACTACCGCCTTCACTCAACGGTGTAGGCGATAAACTACGAGATGACTGGCTGGCCAAACTTTTGAATGAAGGTGCCAACAACCGCCAGAATTACATGCTCACCCACATGCCTCGCTACGGGTCGGGAGCGATTGGTCATCTGAAAGACCTGCTGATCGCCACTGATCGTAAACCTGAGCCGGCACCCGAGTCGATTGCGAAGTTCAACGAACCGGATTATCGCATCAAGGCCGCTGGCCGACACATGGTGGGGGGCAACTCGCTTTCCTGCATCAAATGCCATGATTTTGGCCAATATCCTTCCATCGGGATTCGGGCCATCAATCTGGCTTCGATGACCAGCCGCCTTCGCGAAGACTGGTTTGTTCGCTATCTGGCTAATCCGCAGGAGTATCGACCGGGAACACGCATGCCGGCGGCCTGGCCCTTTGGAACGACCAGTTTGCCAGATCTTTTAGAAGGCAAACCTGACCTCCAGATTCGAGCTGTCTGGATGTATTTAAGCGACGGTGAGAAGGCCGCGATTCCGGCGGGTTTGATCCGGGAACCGATTGAACTTGTGGCCACAGATACTCCACTGGTCTACCGCAACTTCATTGAAGGGGCCGGCTTTCGCGGCGTTGGCATCGCTTTCCCTGAGAAGGTGAACCTCGCGTGGGATGCAAACAACATGCGTCTAGCCATGATCTGGCACGGAGCTTTCATTGATGCTTCAAGGCATTGGACAGGTCGCGGCCAAGGTTTCACCGGGCCATCAGGTGACGAAATACTATCGATGCCCGATGGTCGCCCGGTCGCGTATCTGACAACTCCCGATCAGGCATGGCCGGAAGGTCTGGCTCGCGAAAACGGCTATCGCTTCCAGGGTTACTCGCTTCCCGTGGTTGCCAAGGATCAACCGGCGCTGACGGCTTTCCAGTTCACGGATGGTCGTCTGGATGTCATCGATCAATTCTCCGCATGGAAGTCCAGTCCCAACGACACCACGACAGATTTGCAGCGGACAATCCTCACTCGTCCATCCAAAGGATCTACCATCAGTTCGACGGACGGCACGCCGCAATTCCGTGTTCTGAAAGCCTCACGCATCGAGCAGGAAGAATCGCTCTTAGGAAGTTCATCCTCTGGCACAACATGGTTGATTGACGGGGTCTGGTGGCTCACCATTGAACCACAGGCAGGTACACAAGGGCTGCGTCCACAATTGCGAACGATGGGCAATTCCAAAGAAATTCTCTTGCCGCTTCATCCCGACAAAGCCACCGGCTGGGTGCTGAAATACAACTGGTAG
- a CDS encoding DUF7133 domain-containing protein has product MPRTIFNSPARTWLAGKMALLLLLCSFFVPSSLYAAEESEYYQLEAIPLPKDVTLEIGALEFLPNGKIAVSTRRGEIWFADGVEGADVSKTTWKRFAEGLHEVLGLAWKDDALYATQRGELSRLRDTNNDGVADQFETVNDSWHINGDYHEYAFGSKFDKEGNIWVVLCLTGSFSSEVKFRGWCLRIGPDGVAIPTCSGIRSPGGIGFNAQGDVFYTDNQGPWNGTCALKHLPPGKFVGHPGGNKWYEQAPNMGAKPQEPQSGSRFMTEAAKIPEYEPAAILFPYQKMGQSASGIACDTTQGKFGPFNEQLFVGDQTHSTVMRCFLEKIDGHYQGACFPFRAGTGSGSLALQFAPQGDLFVGGTNRGWGSRGPKPFALDRIHWTGKTPFEILKMEAQPDGFLLTFTGPVDASSSSNPESYKMTSYTYIYQASYGSPEVDHAQQKIVRAELNADRTKVKLTIENLQPGSVHELHADGVKSESGESLLHKEAYYTLNRLPGQSAEAGK; this is encoded by the coding sequence ATGCCTCGCACGATCTTCAACTCGCCTGCACGAACATGGTTGGCGGGCAAAATGGCTCTGCTTCTCCTGTTGTGCAGCTTCTTCGTACCTTCGAGCCTTTATGCAGCCGAAGAGTCCGAATACTACCAGTTGGAAGCGATTCCTCTTCCCAAAGACGTAACGCTGGAAATTGGCGCGCTGGAATTTCTGCCGAATGGCAAGATTGCCGTCTCGACACGCCGGGGAGAAATCTGGTTTGCGGATGGCGTCGAAGGTGCCGACGTCTCCAAGACCACCTGGAAGCGATTTGCCGAAGGGCTTCACGAAGTACTGGGACTGGCCTGGAAAGACGATGCTCTTTATGCCACGCAGCGGGGTGAACTCAGTCGCTTGCGTGATACCAACAATGATGGAGTCGCCGATCAATTCGAGACTGTCAACGATTCATGGCATATCAACGGCGACTATCACGAGTATGCCTTCGGTTCCAAGTTCGACAAAGAAGGAAATATCTGGGTCGTGCTCTGCTTGACGGGTTCTTTCAGCAGCGAAGTCAAGTTTCGCGGCTGGTGCCTGCGGATCGGCCCCGATGGTGTCGCCATTCCCACATGCTCAGGAATTCGTTCTCCCGGCGGGATTGGTTTTAACGCTCAAGGAGATGTCTTCTACACCGATAACCAGGGGCCATGGAATGGAACCTGTGCGCTCAAGCATCTTCCTCCGGGCAAGTTTGTTGGTCATCCCGGTGGAAACAAATGGTACGAACAGGCCCCCAACATGGGTGCCAAGCCGCAAGAACCACAATCGGGAAGTCGCTTCATGACAGAAGCTGCCAAAATCCCTGAATACGAGCCCGCTGCGATTCTGTTTCCTTACCAAAAAATGGGGCAGTCAGCGTCCGGCATTGCCTGCGATACGACTCAAGGGAAGTTTGGCCCCTTTAATGAGCAGTTGTTTGTGGGTGATCAGACGCATTCCACTGTGATGCGCTGCTTCCTGGAAAAAATCGACGGCCACTATCAGGGAGCCTGCTTCCCGTTCCGCGCGGGGACAGGATCTGGTTCATTGGCCTTACAGTTTGCGCCGCAGGGTGATCTGTTCGTTGGTGGAACCAATCGTGGCTGGGGCTCACGCGGACCGAAGCCTTTTGCGCTGGATCGAATCCACTGGACAGGCAAGACACCTTTTGAAATTCTCAAAATGGAGGCACAGCCTGATGGTTTCCTGCTGACTTTCACTGGGCCGGTCGATGCCAGTTCTTCCAGCAATCCCGAAAGCTATAAGATGACCAGCTACACCTACATTTATCAGGCATCATATGGCAGCCCCGAAGTTGACCATGCCCAGCAGAAGATCGTGCGAGCGGAATTGAATGCTGATCGTACCAAGGTCAAGCTCACCATCGAGAATTTACAGCCGGGATCAGTTCATGAACTGCATGCAGACGGTGTGAAATCCGAATCGGGAGAAAGTCTGCTTCACAAAGAAGCTTATTACACCTTGAATCGTCTACCAGGTCAGTCGGCTGAAGCCGGCAAGTAA
- a CDS encoding iron-containing alcohol dehydrogenase family protein, which translates to MLVPTISLPALLRIKPGAMSRLGIYLTREEFREIALFSSTGMQAPILDEVTRSLDTKGVAIRDREEVADSTIENALRLLGRLPADVQAVVGVGGGKALDVAKFVAHLANRPYIAVPTSLSNDGFCSPQASLTLDGHRKSIGARLPFGVVVDTQVCLEAPRSLWLSGIGDLIAKFTAVYEWKAAFHARGESVNDLAALLSDATVRQFLSRPTHDLEGIRLLATALMLGGISMEISGTSRPASGSEHLISHALDEISSRPRLHGVQVGMATYLMSTIIGQHTEEIRKLLTETGFLDLVREDPFDGEEWRAAIQKAPSIKPHYFSLLNTPGNQEKLLSTMRNDPTLVGCFR; encoded by the coding sequence ATGCTGGTCCCCACAATTTCACTTCCTGCATTACTGCGAATTAAGCCCGGTGCAATGAGCCGGCTGGGAATCTATCTGACAAGAGAAGAATTCCGGGAGATCGCTCTCTTCAGCAGCACGGGAATGCAAGCCCCGATTCTCGATGAAGTCACAAGATCGTTAGATACTAAGGGCGTTGCCATTCGTGATCGCGAAGAGGTCGCGGATTCGACCATCGAGAATGCGTTGCGACTTCTGGGGCGACTTCCGGCTGACGTCCAAGCGGTTGTTGGTGTTGGCGGTGGCAAAGCCCTGGATGTGGCGAAATTCGTGGCTCATCTGGCGAATCGACCCTACATCGCTGTCCCGACATCGTTGTCGAACGATGGTTTCTGCAGCCCTCAGGCCAGCCTGACGCTTGACGGGCATCGAAAATCCATAGGAGCCCGCCTGCCATTTGGAGTCGTTGTCGATACGCAGGTCTGTCTGGAAGCTCCACGCTCTTTGTGGCTTTCCGGGATTGGAGACCTGATTGCCAAGTTCACTGCCGTTTACGAGTGGAAGGCTGCGTTTCATGCCCGGGGTGAATCTGTCAACGATCTGGCTGCGCTCCTCTCGGATGCGACTGTACGGCAATTTCTTTCCAGACCCACCCACGATCTGGAAGGTATCCGTCTGCTGGCGACGGCCCTGATGCTCGGCGGAATCTCAATGGAAATCAGCGGCACATCCAGACCTGCCAGTGGGAGTGAACATCTCATTTCGCATGCACTCGACGAAATTTCTTCGAGGCCCAGGTTGCATGGCGTGCAGGTGGGGATGGCGACCTATCTGATGTCGACCATCATTGGCCAACACACAGAGGAAATTCGAAAGTTGTTGACTGAAACCGGATTTCTTGATCTGGTGCGAGAAGATCCGTTCGACGGGGAAGAATGGCGTGCCGCCATTCAGAAAGCGCCGTCGATCAAACCCCACTACTTTTCATTGCTCAATACTCCCGGAAATCAGGAGAAACTGCTAAGCACCATGCGGAATGATCCGACACTTGTCGGCTGCTTTCGATAA